Proteins co-encoded in one Candidatus Polarisedimenticolaceae bacterium genomic window:
- a CDS encoding M50 family metallopeptidase produces the protein MSHDGGARAPSAPASPWSFGLGSVFGIPIRVHATFLLIIAFVAWSASAAGQSIPGNLLLVLLLFVCVVLHELGHALMARRFGVRTQEIVLYPIGGIARLENIPGGRAEILIALAGPAVNLVLFLAMVALFGATLPAGFAEGQTISPGASLLGNLALANLWLFLFNLIPAFPMDGGRVLRAALSLRLGESRATRAAAGVAQVVALGFGGVGLFTGNPILLFIALFVFLGATQEAAFVERKAAVAGHRAREAMITRFETLVPQDTLGRAAEVLLASHQQDFPVLDAWARVAGVLPRSTLLKALAREGKDAAVLDVMHREPAMVEPSDSLDHVLAALQASPGDPVLVLDQGRLVGMITLDNLAEFIEVARAEAPKAG, from the coding sequence ATGAGCCACGACGGCGGAGCACGCGCCCCCTCCGCGCCCGCGTCCCCGTGGTCGTTCGGGCTCGGGAGCGTCTTCGGCATTCCGATCCGCGTCCATGCGACCTTCCTGCTCATCATCGCGTTCGTCGCCTGGTCGGCGTCGGCCGCGGGGCAGAGCATCCCGGGGAACCTCCTGCTCGTGCTCCTCCTGTTCGTCTGCGTCGTCCTGCACGAGCTCGGCCACGCGCTGATGGCGCGGCGCTTCGGGGTCCGGACGCAGGAGATCGTGCTCTACCCGATCGGGGGGATCGCGCGTCTCGAGAACATCCCCGGCGGGCGCGCCGAGATCCTGATCGCCCTCGCGGGGCCGGCGGTGAATCTCGTCCTGTTCCTCGCGATGGTCGCGCTGTTCGGGGCGACGCTCCCCGCGGGGTTCGCGGAAGGTCAGACGATCTCTCCTGGAGCGTCGCTGCTGGGGAACCTCGCCCTCGCCAACCTGTGGCTGTTCCTGTTCAACCTGATCCCGGCCTTCCCGATGGACGGCGGGCGGGTGCTCCGGGCGGCGCTTTCCCTTCGCCTGGGCGAATCGCGCGCGACGCGGGCCGCCGCCGGCGTGGCGCAGGTGGTCGCCCTCGGGTTCGGAGGCGTCGGCCTATTCACGGGGAATCCGATCCTGCTCTTCATCGCCCTGTTCGTGTTCCTGGGCGCGACCCAGGAGGCGGCGTTCGTCGAGCGCAAGGCCGCGGTCGCCGGGCATCGCGCCCGCGAGGCGATGATCACGCGCTTCGAGACGCTCGTCCCCCAGGACACCCTCGGACGCGCGGCGGAAGTGCTGCTCGCATCGCATCAGCAGGACTTCCCGGTCCTCGACGCGTGGGCGCGCGTCGCGGGAGTGCTCCCGCGCTCGACGCTCCTGAAGGCGCTCGCGCGCGAGGGGAAGGACGCCGCGGTGCTCGACGTGATGCACCGCGAGCCGGCGATGGTCGAGCCGTCGGACTCGCTCGACCACGTCCTCGCGGCGCTTCAGGCGAGCCCGGGCGACCCCGTCCTCGTCCTCGACCAGGGGCGGCTCGTGGGGATGATCACCCTCGACAACCTCGCGGAGTTCATCGAGGTGGCGCGGGCGGAGGCGCCGAAGGCCGGCTGA